Proteins from one Polaromonas naphthalenivorans CJ2 genomic window:
- a CDS encoding replication initiator protein A: MAEDKNTKKRTEVEIQAMLAKLRAKGKENQNEIRAAIVEDLKKFKEPPPSVLAPVKHLQKDFFIADIFDTAIKDDMASMEHPLFALKAGDMRVRVYERNGNSVTIKPGSDGCATIHDKDVWIYCTSQLIEAMNRGRDDVSRTVRFTAYNFLVTTNRPVDGDSYKRMGDALARLRGTSIETNIITDGQRERAGFGLIDSWRVIEKTAGGRMVAVEVTLSDWLYRSIKAKQVLTLSPDYFRIRKPADRRMYELARKHCGAQRQWQCTIKTLYEKSGSTANLREFRRTVKTLVESDELPDYKVGMVDDMVTFIRR, encoded by the coding sequence ATGGCTGAAGACAAGAATACCAAAAAGCGCACCGAGGTAGAAATTCAGGCAATGCTTGCAAAACTGCGAGCAAAAGGCAAAGAAAACCAGAACGAAATACGCGCAGCGATTGTTGAAGACCTGAAAAAATTCAAAGAGCCGCCACCCTCCGTCTTGGCACCAGTGAAACATCTCCAAAAAGATTTTTTCATCGCCGACATTTTTGATACAGCGATCAAAGACGACATGGCAAGCATGGAACATCCATTGTTTGCACTCAAAGCCGGTGACATGCGCGTGCGTGTGTACGAGCGAAACGGCAACAGCGTGACGATCAAGCCAGGTTCTGACGGCTGCGCCACGATTCACGACAAAGACGTTTGGATTTACTGCACGAGCCAACTTATCGAAGCGATGAATCGTGGGCGTGATGACGTTAGTCGCACAGTGAGATTCACGGCGTACAACTTTCTTGTCACGACAAATAGACCTGTTGATGGCGACAGTTATAAGCGCATGGGTGACGCATTGGCAAGGCTGCGCGGCACGAGCATTGAAACAAACATCATCACAGATGGACAACGTGAGAGAGCCGGTTTTGGTTTGATCGACTCCTGGCGAGTTATTGAAAAAACAGCAGGCGGACGGATGGTTGCCGTTGAAGTAACTTTATCGGACTGGCTGTATCGATCAATTAAAGCAAAACAAGTGCTAACGCTATCGCCGGACTATTTCAGAATCCGTAAGCCAGCAGATCGACGCATGTACGAGCTGGCTAGAAAGCACTGTGGCGCCCAACGGCAATGGCAATGCACGATTAAAACGCTGTACGAAAAAAGCGGCAGCACTGCAAATTTGCGAGAGTTTCGCCGCACAGTAAAAACGCTTGTCGAGTCCGATGAGTTGCCAGACTACAAGGTCGGCATGGTTGACGATATGGTGACATTCATTCGCCGGTAG
- a CDS encoding type II toxin-antitoxin system RelE/ParE family toxin, giving the protein MKPKPQLEWRQQAIDDLVEIVEYIAEDNPDAAQELKDEIEEKAAKLPDHPKLYKPSPRVKGMRELVARSNYIVLYRETPTLVEVVNVFHARQQWPTRKKET; this is encoded by the coding sequence ATGAAGCCAAAGCCGCAGCTTGAGTGGCGTCAGCAGGCGATTGATGACCTGGTGGAAATTGTCGAGTACATCGCCGAAGACAACCCCGACGCGGCACAAGAACTCAAGGACGAAATTGAGGAAAAGGCGGCAAAGTTGCCCGATCACCCGAAGCTCTACAAACCTTCGCCTCGCGTGAAGGGCATGCGTGAGTTGGTGGCCAGGAGCAATTACATCGTGCTCTATCGGGAGACGCCGACGCTGGTGGAGGTGGTGAACGTGTTCCACGCCCGCCAGCAGTGGCCCACGAGAAAAAAAGAGACTTAG